Proteins encoded within one genomic window of Streptomyces sp. NBC_01314:
- a CDS encoding tetratricopeptide repeat protein, which yields MGRAQPPIPTMQELIRRRTRQGFVGRNAERAAFRTNFDLPIEDERRRFLFHAHGNAGIGKTFLVRELEQIAQERGALTAYVDDSVGSTPEAMAVIADRFARQGRRFKELERLLTAHRERRYEAELAAVALSEPEGQREEAGQPSGTGAAEPSAASMAAARATLVALGLVPVVGPFAGAVDPAQLARHADRWRTGLGSRTRGQEDAELLLAPELVLTPALLEELTGAAAEAPWLVLFFDTYERTGAFLDPWLHDIVSGDRYGPIPGNLVLVTAGQRPFDAARWGGLTDFVLDLPLRPFTEVESRGLLAAKGVLAEPVVDEVLRLTGGLPVLVSTLAEARPADLDDLADAGDASATAVERFLRWEGDPVRRAAALTCALPRWLDADVFRVAVSDRGTGTGPGADLGAGTGASAGTSADAGIGEVPEGLFAWLRALPFVTDRGDRVVFHDVVRAPMVRLQRMRSPRGWSERHLRLAETFAGWRAEAEVGLEREELWGGARWRELRLAEAYHRLCAGERGALAGVLRDVVDACGEGTAVARRWAEALTQAGQDADAEDAGRWGRDLVGALERGGVHDALGVLLLRAGLDARRAAFARALRGRALHRDGAHERAVAEYDQALALDPESATAWQGRAVARAHGGDYAAAVADLDRADALAPDDTTTLVLRGDYHRLLGDPDAAVADLDRAVALDPVRRSTWASRGAARHAQGRLDEALADLDHALELDGEYVWALVRRARVRRSRGEHERQLADLHHAVALDPDAPWVRCERGDALRAADRDEEALADYDRAVELNPLYASAYASRGVTRFRLDRHDEALTDLDAAVALLPEYAWALRHRAALHLERGDTERALADAGRARALRPDDPLIADVYDRADRATEAAAARPDRAARPDRPE from the coding sequence ATGGGGCGCGCGCAGCCGCCGATTCCGACGATGCAGGAGCTGATCCGGCGGCGCACCCGCCAGGGCTTCGTCGGCCGGAACGCCGAACGGGCCGCGTTCCGCACCAACTTCGACCTGCCCATCGAGGACGAACGGCGCCGCTTCCTCTTCCACGCGCACGGCAACGCCGGTATCGGAAAGACCTTCCTGGTCCGGGAGTTGGAGCAGATCGCCCAGGAGCGCGGGGCCCTCACCGCGTACGTCGACGACAGTGTCGGCAGCACGCCGGAGGCCATGGCCGTGATCGCGGACCGGTTCGCCCGGCAGGGGCGGCGGTTCAAGGAACTGGAACGGCTGCTCACCGCACACCGCGAGCGACGGTACGAGGCCGAACTGGCCGCCGTGGCCCTGTCCGAGCCGGAGGGGCAGCGGGAGGAGGCGGGGCAGCCGAGCGGCACCGGAGCCGCCGAGCCGTCGGCCGCGAGCATGGCCGCCGCGCGGGCGACGCTCGTCGCGCTCGGACTCGTCCCCGTGGTCGGCCCCTTCGCCGGCGCCGTCGATCCGGCCCAACTCGCCCGCCACGCCGACCGGTGGCGGACGGGCCTCGGCTCACGTACGCGCGGCCAGGAGGACGCCGAACTGCTGCTGGCCCCCGAACTCGTGCTCACCCCCGCGCTGTTGGAGGAGCTGACCGGCGCGGCGGCCGAAGCGCCCTGGCTGGTCCTCTTCTTCGACACGTACGAGCGGACCGGCGCCTTCCTCGACCCGTGGCTGCACGACATCGTCTCCGGCGACCGCTACGGCCCCATCCCCGGCAACCTCGTTCTCGTGACGGCGGGGCAGCGCCCCTTCGACGCCGCCCGCTGGGGCGGCCTCACCGACTTCGTCCTCGACCTCCCCCTGCGGCCCTTCACGGAGGTCGAGTCACGCGGCCTCCTCGCGGCCAAGGGCGTGCTCGCCGAGCCTGTCGTCGACGAAGTCCTGCGGCTCACCGGCGGGTTGCCCGTCCTGGTCTCCACCCTCGCCGAGGCCCGCCCCGCCGATCTCGACGACCTCGCCGACGCGGGCGACGCGAGCGCCACGGCCGTGGAGCGCTTCCTGCGCTGGGAGGGGGACCCCGTACGGCGGGCCGCCGCGCTGACCTGCGCGTTGCCTCGGTGGCTGGACGCGGATGTGTTCCGCGTGGCCGTGTCCGACAGGGGCACGGGTACGGGCCCCGGTGCGGACCTCGGCGCGGGTACGGGTGCGAGTGCGGGTACGAGTGCGGACGCGGGCATCGGCGAGGTCCCCGAAGGGCTCTTTGCCTGGCTGCGCGCCCTGCCCTTCGTGACCGATCGCGGGGACCGGGTGGTGTTCCACGACGTCGTACGGGCGCCGATGGTGCGGTTGCAGCGGATGCGGTCGCCCCGGGGCTGGAGCGAGCGGCACCTGCGGCTGGCGGAGACGTTCGCCGGGTGGCGGGCGGAGGCCGAAGTGGGGCTGGAGAGGGAGGAGTTGTGGGGAGGGGCGCGGTGGCGGGAGCTACGGCTGGCCGAGGCGTACCACCGGCTGTGCGCGGGGGAGCGCGGGGCGCTCGCCGGGGTGCTGCGGGACGTCGTGGACGCGTGCGGGGAGGGCACGGCCGTGGCCCGGAGGTGGGCCGAGGCCCTGACGCAGGCGGGGCAGGACGCCGACGCCGAGGACGCGGGCCGCTGGGGGCGGGACCTGGTGGGCGCGCTGGAGCGGGGCGGTGTCCATGACGCGCTGGGGGTGCTGCTGCTCCGGGCCGGTCTCGACGCCCGGCGGGCCGCGTTCGCGCGGGCCCTGCGGGGGCGGGCGCTGCACCGGGACGGGGCGCACGAGCGGGCGGTGGCCGAGTACGACCAGGCCCTCGCCCTCGACCCCGAGTCGGCCACGGCGTGGCAGGGCAGGGCGGTCGCACGGGCGCACGGCGGGGACTACGCCGCCGCCGTGGCCGACCTCGACCGGGCCGACGCGCTCGCCCCCGACGACACCACCACCCTCGTCCTGCGCGGCGACTACCACCGCCTCCTCGGCGACCCCGACGCGGCGGTCGCCGACCTGGACCGGGCGGTCGCCCTCGACCCCGTACGCCGCTCGACCTGGGCCTCGCGCGGTGCCGCCCGGCACGCGCAGGGCCGCCTCGACGAAGCCCTCGCGGACCTGGACCACGCCCTGGAACTGGACGGGGAGTACGTCTGGGCCCTGGTGCGCCGGGCACGCGTACGGCGGTCCCGGGGCGAGCACGAGCGGCAGCTGGCCGACCTGCACCACGCCGTCGCCCTCGACCCGGACGCCCCCTGGGTCCGCTGCGAACGCGGCGACGCCCTGCGCGCCGCCGACCGCGACGAGGAGGCCCTCGCCGACTACGACCGGGCCGTCGAACTCAACCCCCTGTACGCCTCCGCGTACGCCAGCCGGGGCGTCACCCGTTTCAGGCTGGACCGCCACGACGAAGCCCTCACGGACCTCGACGCGGCGGTCGCCCTTCTCCCGGAGTACGCCTGGGCCCTGCGTCACCGAGCCGCGCTCCACCTCGAACGCGGCGACACCGAAAGGGCGTTGGCCGACGCGGGGCGGGCGCGGGCGCTGCGCCCCGACGACCCGTTGATCGCGGACGTGTACGACCGGGCCGACCGGGCCACGGAGGCGGCGGCGGCCCGTCCGGACCGCGCGGCCCGCCCCGACCGTCCGGAGTGA
- a CDS encoding ADP-ribosylglycohydrolase family protein produces the protein MGATAGAVWGRVEQQDFRSRVRGTLLGAAVGDALGAPVDQLTLAQIGEAYGPEWLTDLASAYGRRGAITDLTQLTLFTVDGLIRAQVRRDTGVWHPPTDLHRAYVRWAATQRDWGPDERRKDDGWLAREEWLYARRDPSLICLLGFADGTMGTLDAPKNPGASGAEAAARSAPFGLLVGWEPQLVFQLAVECAAQTHGDPTAYLSAGSYAVIVHALARGESLDAAVQKTLVLLAARPGHQSVSDALQQALAAVRQGPPSPAVVEQIAGDGAAAGLLAVAVYCTLVGEDVRHGLCLAVNHGGPSGAAGALTGGLLGALHGETALPPAWLAELEGRPTILVLADDFALEMTQGPSLHAPGGAVPGWLTRYPRA, from the coding sequence GTGGGTGCGACAGCCGGTGCCGTCTGGGGGCGGGTCGAGCAGCAGGACTTCCGCAGCCGGGTGCGCGGAACGCTGCTGGGCGCGGCCGTCGGCGACGCGCTGGGCGCGCCGGTCGACCAGCTCACCCTGGCGCAGATCGGTGAGGCGTACGGCCCGGAGTGGCTGACCGATCTGGCCTCCGCCTACGGCAGACGGGGCGCGATCACCGACCTCACCCAGCTCACCCTGTTCACCGTGGACGGCCTGATCCGCGCCCAGGTCCGCCGCGACACCGGCGTGTGGCACCCGCCGACCGATCTGCACCGGGCGTATGTGCGCTGGGCCGCGACCCAGCGGGACTGGGGCCCCGACGAACGCCGCAAGGACGACGGCTGGCTCGCCCGCGAGGAGTGGCTCTACGCCCGCCGCGACCCCTCCCTCATCTGCCTCCTCGGCTTCGCCGACGGGACCATGGGCACCCTCGACGCCCCCAAGAACCCCGGCGCGTCCGGAGCCGAGGCCGCCGCCCGCTCCGCCCCGTTCGGCCTTCTCGTCGGCTGGGAACCCCAGTTGGTCTTCCAGCTGGCCGTCGAGTGCGCGGCGCAGACCCACGGCGACCCCACCGCCTACCTGTCCGCCGGCTCCTACGCCGTCATCGTCCACGCCCTCGCGCGGGGCGAGAGCCTCGACGCCGCCGTCCAGAAGACCCTGGTGCTGCTGGCCGCCCGCCCCGGCCACCAGTCCGTCTCCGACGCCCTCCAGCAGGCCCTCGCCGCCGTACGCCAGGGCCCGCCGTCCCCGGCCGTGGTCGAGCAGATCGCCGGTGACGGCGCGGCTGCGGGCCTGCTCGCCGTCGCCGTGTACTGCACCCTGGTCGGCGAGGACGTACGCCACGGCCTGTGCCTCGCCGTCAACCACGGGGGCCCCTCGGGAGCCGCCGGTGCCCTGACGGGCGGCCTCCTCGGTGCCCTCCACGGCGAGACCGCCCTGCCGCCCGCCTGGCTCGCGGAACTGGAGGGCCGCCCCACGATCCTCGTCCTCGCCGACGACTTCGCCCTCGAAATGACCCAGGGCCCGTCCCTGCACGCCCCGGGCGGCGCGGTACCGGGGTGGCTGACGCGGTATCCGCGGGCCTGA
- a CDS encoding N-acetyltransferase family protein — protein MVDLHIRPALSTDVEPIVELRAVVMRPDLERLGRYDPHRVRQRFRDAFDPAHTWIIEVSGAFAGCVALRPTAEAHWLEHFYLAPHLQGTGIGTAVLHDLLARCDHTGTPVRLNVLRGSPARRLYERHGFRLDTEDPVDVFMVRTPGGE, from the coding sequence ATGGTTGACCTGCACATACGCCCGGCCCTTTCGACGGATGTCGAGCCCATCGTCGAGCTGCGCGCCGTGGTCATGCGCCCGGACCTCGAACGTCTCGGCCGCTACGACCCCCACCGCGTCCGTCAACGCTTCCGAGACGCGTTCGACCCGGCCCACACCTGGATCATCGAGGTCAGCGGCGCCTTCGCCGGCTGTGTGGCCCTCCGCCCGACCGCCGAGGCCCACTGGCTGGAGCACTTCTACCTCGCCCCGCATCTCCAGGGCACCGGCATCGGCACAGCCGTACTCCACGACCTCCTCGCCCGCTGCGACCACACCGGCACCCCGGTCCGCCTCAACGTCCTGCGGGGCAGCCCGGCCAGACGCCTCTACGAGCGCCACGGCTTCCGCCTGGACACCGAGGACCCGGTGGACGTGTTCATGGTGCGCACGCCGGGCGGCGAGTGA
- a CDS encoding acyl-CoA thioester hydrolase/BAAT C-terminal domain-containing protein yields the protein MGVDVVEREVTDPWEGVLVAPRRGGGAGVLVLAGSSGRVERERARLLAREGMTALAIRWFGGPGQPPGICEVPLETFTAAVDLLRARGAARIGILGASKGAEAALLTAVREPRVDAVVALSPTSRVWCNVGPGRDGAHRPYRSSWTWRGRPLPFVPLDDSWTPAESGGGSPVAVRGWYELSERTFAELLPPAEIPVDRARADLLLVAGGDDAMWPSLPWAERLAERRRAAGAGVRLIAHSGAGHRPRLPGERPTPASPRFRHGGTPEADALLGTTAWPHILGTLRAPED from the coding sequence GTGGGTGTCGATGTCGTCGAGCGCGAGGTGACCGATCCCTGGGAAGGCGTCCTGGTCGCTCCCAGGCGTGGCGGCGGTGCCGGTGTTCTGGTCCTGGCGGGTTCCAGTGGGCGCGTCGAGCGGGAGAGGGCGCGCCTTCTCGCCCGGGAGGGCATGACGGCTCTGGCGATCCGCTGGTTCGGTGGGCCGGGGCAGCCGCCGGGTATCTGTGAGGTTCCGCTGGAGACCTTCACCGCGGCCGTCGACCTCCTCCGGGCGCGCGGGGCGGCACGCATCGGAATCCTGGGCGCCTCCAAGGGGGCCGAGGCGGCACTGCTCACGGCGGTGCGCGAACCACGTGTGGACGCCGTCGTCGCGCTGTCGCCCACGTCCCGGGTCTGGTGCAACGTGGGACCGGGCCGGGATGGAGCGCATCGCCCCTACCGGTCCTCCTGGACCTGGCGGGGACGGCCCCTGCCCTTCGTACCGCTGGACGATTCCTGGACTCCCGCGGAGTCGGGCGGCGGCAGCCCGGTCGCCGTCCGCGGGTGGTACGAACTCAGCGAGCGGACGTTCGCCGAACTGCTCCCTCCGGCCGAGATCCCCGTGGACAGGGCTCGGGCCGATCTCCTGCTGGTGGCGGGCGGCGACGACGCGATGTGGCCGTCCCTGCCCTGGGCCGAGCGACTGGCGGAGCGCCGCCGCGCCGCCGGGGCGGGCGTGCGCCTGATCGCTCACTCCGGCGCCGGCCACCGCCCCCGCCTTCCCGGCGAGCGCCCCACCCCGGCATCCCCTCGCTTCCGGCACGGCGGCACCCCCGAAGCCGACGCCCTCCTGGGCACGACCGCCTGGCCCCATATCCTCGGCACGCTCCGCGCTCCGGAGGACTGA
- the cpt gene encoding chloramphenicol phosphotransferase CPT: MTTQMIILNGGSSSGKSGIVRCLQAELPDQWLAFGADSLIDAMPARMQTSDGGIEISADGQVGIGADFRVLEQAWAQGVVAMARAGARIIIDDIFLGGAASQQRWQNILADLDVLWVGVRCDSAVAAGREISRGDRVRGMAAAQAGLVHEGVHYDLEVDTTHSESLTCARTIAAHIS, from the coding sequence GTGACCACTCAGATGATCATCCTCAACGGCGGCTCCAGCTCCGGGAAGTCCGGGATCGTACGGTGCCTGCAGGCCGAACTGCCGGACCAATGGCTGGCGTTCGGGGCCGATTCCCTCATCGACGCGATGCCCGCGAGGATGCAGACGTCGGACGGCGGCATCGAGATCTCCGCCGACGGCCAGGTCGGCATCGGGGCGGACTTCCGCGTCCTGGAACAGGCCTGGGCGCAGGGCGTCGTGGCCATGGCCCGCGCGGGCGCCCGCATCATCATCGACGACATCTTCCTCGGCGGAGCGGCCTCCCAGCAGCGCTGGCAGAACATCCTCGCCGACCTGGACGTGCTCTGGGTCGGGGTCCGCTGCGACAGCGCCGTCGCCGCCGGCCGCGAGATCTCCCGGGGAGACCGAGTCCGGGGAATGGCCGCGGCCCAGGCGGGCCTCGTCCACGAGGGCGTGCACTACGACCTGGAGGTCGACACCACCCACAGCGAGTCCCTGACCTGCGCCCGCACGATCGCGGCCCACATCAGCTGA
- a CDS encoding winged helix-turn-helix transcriptional regulator, with protein MTGDSAPWAPSATTVTDPRLACPISPVVDIVFSRWTTPILWSLHAHGRRRFVELERLVSGITPKVLTQRLRQLERDGLVVRTYHPEVPPRVEYEITELGRSLAPLFAHLAEWSTAHLPEVQRSRETYDSEPGRPAP; from the coding sequence GTGACCGGCGACTCGGCCCCATGGGCACCGTCCGCGACCACGGTGACCGACCCTCGGCTCGCCTGTCCCATCAGCCCGGTCGTGGACATCGTGTTCAGCCGGTGGACCACACCGATCCTGTGGAGCCTCCACGCCCACGGCCGTCGGCGCTTCGTCGAACTGGAACGCCTCGTCTCCGGCATCACGCCGAAGGTCCTGACCCAGCGTCTGCGCCAACTGGAACGCGACGGCCTCGTCGTCCGCACCTACCACCCCGAGGTCCCGCCCCGGGTCGAGTACGAGATCACCGAACTCGGCCGCAGCCTCGCCCCCCTCTTCGCCCACCTCGCCGAATGGTCCACCGCCCACCTGCCGGAGGTACAGCGATCCCGCGAGACCTACGACTCCGAACCGGGCCGGCCCGCGCCGTAG
- a CDS encoding NAD(P)H-binding protein, translated as MYVVTGATGNVGRALVRTLVAAGERTTATSRSIAEADVPDGVRHRRADLADAESLRPVFDGATGLFLQNGGPSAHLLSPQDILGVAKAAGVERVVLLSSQGIATRPDSASHGGVGRAIEDAVRQSGLAWTILRPGGFHSNAYAWAESVRTRRTVTAPFGDTGLPTVDPADIAEVAAVALREDGHGGRSYELTGPAPTTPRQQAAALGDALGEPVRFVEQTREEARAAMLRFMPEPVVDTTLDILGAPTPAERLVSPDVAHLLGRPPRTFAAWAREHASRFR; from the coding sequence ATGTACGTCGTGACGGGGGCGACCGGCAACGTGGGCCGGGCGCTCGTACGGACACTCGTGGCGGCCGGTGAGCGGACGACCGCGACGTCGCGGAGCATCGCCGAAGCGGACGTGCCGGACGGCGTCCGGCACCGCCGGGCCGATCTGGCCGACGCGGAAAGTCTCCGTCCGGTGTTCGACGGCGCCACCGGTCTGTTCCTGCAGAACGGCGGACCGAGCGCGCATCTGCTCAGCCCTCAGGACATCCTCGGTGTCGCGAAGGCCGCCGGCGTCGAACGGGTCGTCCTGCTGTCCTCCCAGGGAATCGCCACCCGGCCGGACTCGGCCTCCCACGGCGGCGTCGGACGCGCCATTGAGGACGCCGTACGGCAGTCGGGCCTGGCATGGACGATCCTGCGCCCCGGCGGCTTCCACTCCAACGCCTATGCCTGGGCCGAGTCGGTCCGCACCCGGCGGACCGTCACCGCTCCCTTCGGAGACACCGGCCTGCCGACCGTCGACCCCGCCGACATCGCCGAGGTCGCCGCGGTGGCGCTCCGCGAGGACGGCCACGGCGGCCGGTCCTACGAGCTGACCGGGCCGGCCCCCACCACGCCCCGGCAGCAGGCCGCGGCACTCGGCGACGCCCTCGGCGAACCCGTCCGCTTCGTCGAGCAGACCCGCGAGGAGGCCCGGGCCGCGATGCTGCGGTTCATGCCCGAGCCCGTCGTCGACACCACCCTCGACATCCTCGGCGCCCCGACCCCCGCGGAACGCCTCGTCAGCCCCGACGTCGCCCACCTCCTCGGCCGCCCGCCCCGCACCTTCGCCGCGTGGGCCCGGGAGCACGCCTCCCGCTTCCGGTAG
- a CDS encoding sodium:solute symporter family protein encodes MNSLDWAVLIGYFGVMVAIGVWSHKRVDNVSDFFTAGGKMPWWLSGISHHMSGYSAVMFTGYASIAYTYGVTSFATWSFPIALGIAIGSKLFAPRINRLRSRLHVASPLEYLKNRYNLGTQQALAWSGMLLKIVDVGAKWAAIATLLSVFTGISLNQGILITGSITAVYCTIGGLWADALTELGQFVIQLLAGVAMFIAVVGKLGDYGGFFGVWDRPELKGHAEPLVGPYGTVFLLAFLFIKLFEYNGGMLNQAQRYMATATPYEAERSARLSAALWLIWPLVLFFPMWMSPLLVTSVKGDGSDSYALMTEQLLPHGLLGLVIVGFFSHTMAMCSSDANAIAAVFTRDCAPVIWRRARTWNEGQGLRVARIATVVFLGLSMAAATQVNSPAFKDIITVVIKWVAGLMGPMAIPMMLGLLRPFRRSGPTAALTSWACGLFAFWLVNYPINWNVEGGVPLQFQVSIPLAVSLVLYIVIGFIKPEDTPERLAIIEIINSDGDGDGRGGAGAAAAVPAQGKDASSPSGV; translated from the coding sequence ATGAACAGTCTCGACTGGGCCGTGCTCATCGGCTACTTCGGTGTGATGGTCGCGATCGGCGTCTGGTCGCACAAGCGCGTGGACAACGTCAGCGACTTCTTCACCGCCGGCGGCAAAATGCCCTGGTGGCTCTCCGGCATCTCGCACCACATGTCGGGCTACAGCGCGGTGATGTTCACCGGATACGCGAGCATCGCGTACACCTACGGCGTCACGTCCTTCGCGACCTGGTCGTTCCCCATCGCGCTCGGCATCGCCATCGGCTCCAAACTGTTCGCGCCGCGCATCAACCGGCTGCGCTCGCGACTGCATGTGGCGTCTCCTCTCGAATACCTGAAGAACCGTTACAACCTGGGCACTCAGCAGGCGTTGGCCTGGTCCGGCATGCTGCTGAAGATCGTGGACGTCGGCGCGAAGTGGGCCGCGATCGCGACCCTGCTGTCGGTCTTCACGGGCATCTCCCTGAACCAGGGCATCCTGATCACCGGTTCGATCACGGCCGTCTACTGCACCATCGGCGGCCTCTGGGCGGACGCTCTCACGGAGTTGGGTCAGTTCGTGATCCAACTGCTGGCGGGTGTCGCGATGTTCATCGCCGTGGTGGGCAAACTGGGCGACTACGGCGGCTTCTTCGGCGTCTGGGACCGCCCGGAGCTCAAGGGCCACGCCGAGCCGCTGGTGGGCCCCTACGGCACGGTCTTCCTCCTGGCGTTCCTGTTCATCAAGCTCTTCGAGTACAACGGCGGCATGCTCAACCAGGCCCAGCGCTACATGGCCACGGCGACCCCGTACGAGGCCGAGCGCTCCGCCCGGCTGTCGGCGGCCCTGTGGCTGATCTGGCCGCTGGTGCTGTTCTTCCCGATGTGGATGTCGCCGCTGCTGGTGACGTCGGTGAAGGGCGACGGTTCGGACTCGTACGCCCTGATGACCGAACAGCTGCTGCCGCACGGGCTGCTGGGCCTGGTCATCGTCGGATTCTTCTCCCACACGATGGCCATGTGCTCCTCCGACGCGAACGCCATCGCGGCCGTCTTCACCCGGGACTGCGCGCCGGTGATCTGGCGCCGGGCGCGGACGTGGAACGAGGGGCAGGGGCTGCGGGTCGCCCGGATCGCGACGGTCGTCTTCCTGGGCCTGTCGATGGCGGCGGCCACGCAGGTCAACTCGCCCGCCTTCAAGGACATCATCACCGTCGTCATCAAGTGGGTCGCCGGGCTCATGGGCCCGATGGCCATCCCGATGATGCTGGGTCTGCTGCGTCCGTTCCGCCGGTCGGGGCCGACGGCGGCGCTCACGAGCTGGGCGTGCGGGCTGTTCGCCTTCTGGCTGGTGAACTACCCGATCAACTGGAACGTCGAGGGCGGGGTGCCGCTGCAGTTCCAGGTGTCCATCCCGCTGGCCGTCTCGCTGGTGCTGTACATCGTCATCGGCTTCATCAAGCCGGAGGACACACCCGAGCGGCTCGCGATCATCGAGATCATCAACTCGGACGGCGACGGGGACGGCAGGGGCGGCGCCGGAGCCGCTGCCGCCGTACCGGCTCAGGGGAAGGACGCGTCCAGCCCCAGCGGGGTCTGA
- a CDS encoding SDR family oxidoreductase, whose translation MSLLAGKTVVVSGVGAGLGQRVAAAVVRDGGNAVLGARTEANLAKAAAEVDPDGTHTAYRATDITDEAQCTALAALARERFGGVHAVVHVAAWDSYFGGLEDADFTTWQAVLDVNLLGTLRMTRACLPGLKAAGGGSVVIIGTQSAVAAPSQVRQAAYAASKGALTSAMYSLARELGPHRIRVNTVLPGWMWGPPVEAYVRFTAHGEGVPEAEVLARLAERMALPELATDGDVADAAVFLASDRARAITGQSLLVNAGELMR comes from the coding sequence ATGTCACTGCTCGCGGGAAAGACGGTTGTCGTCTCGGGGGTCGGGGCCGGGCTGGGTCAGCGGGTCGCCGCGGCCGTCGTACGGGACGGCGGGAACGCCGTGCTGGGGGCGCGCACGGAGGCGAATCTCGCCAAGGCCGCGGCGGAGGTGGATCCGGACGGCACGCACACGGCGTACCGGGCGACCGACATCACCGACGAGGCGCAGTGCACGGCGCTCGCGGCGCTCGCGCGGGAGCGGTTCGGGGGCGTGCACGCGGTGGTGCACGTGGCGGCCTGGGACAGCTACTTCGGAGGCCTGGAGGACGCCGACTTCACCACCTGGCAGGCGGTCCTCGACGTGAACCTGCTGGGCACCCTGCGGATGACCCGGGCCTGCCTGCCCGGCCTGAAGGCGGCGGGCGGCGGGTCGGTCGTCATCATCGGCACGCAGTCGGCGGTGGCCGCGCCCTCACAGGTGCGGCAGGCGGCGTACGCGGCCTCCAAGGGCGCGCTGACGAGCGCGATGTACTCACTGGCCCGGGAGCTGGGGCCGCACCGGATACGGGTCAACACCGTGCTGCCCGGCTGGATGTGGGGGCCGCCCGTGGAGGCGTACGTGCGGTTCACGGCGCACGGTGAGGGCGTGCCCGAGGCGGAGGTGCTGGCGCGGCTCGCCGAGCGGATGGCACTGCCGGAGCTGGCCACGGACGGGGACGTCGCGGACGCGGCGGTCTTCCTGGCCTCCGACCGCGCACGGGCGATCACCGGCCAGTCGCTGCTCGTCAACGCCGGTGAACTGATGCGCTGA